AAATGCTCCCACCGCACATGGCCGGACGCTGGCCCGCTTTTGAATCTTCCCCACGCGCCCAAATAATTATCGAAGGTGCTCAATTGTATTTAATTCTGAATTTTTAAAGCCTCTCCCATGACTTCAAAAACCGCCTGTCTTCGAGGGCTACATTCTTTACGATTCAAATTCCAATTGACTATAATCTTGATGTTCGCTCTCTTTTTTGGGCATAACGATACCCGATAATTGATTCTAAAAATGACCCCATCGGGGTCGGATATGGGTAGCCCAGCGTTTCAACGCTGGGAATATGATGTGAAAAATATGAATTTGCGCTGGGTTAATTATTCAATATGGAAAGCCAGACTATATCCCAGCGCAATGGAATAGACAATTGTCAATTTTCAAATTAAAGGTTCAAAGAATCCGGATTACAAATCCAGGGATCATACCTCGACATTGCAAATGTCAAGGAACGGAGGAGCGGAAAAGGAATATTATAAATTATCCAAAACAATCATTTTGAATAAATTAATCAGGGGAAACCAAGTTCTTTTTGAACCCAAAAACAGGATCTACCCGGTATTGCATCATCCTTCGATCTTCCTCACTTCTAACGCGTTCGATGCAGGGATTTCCAAAAATCCGGAGAGTTTCCTCATTGATCATCCGAATCAATCTTGCACGTTTCACCTTTTTCAGGTCTAAGTTTTTTATTTCATGGATCCCCAACAAGACATCCAATTCCTGCTGCTTCAACAGTTGACCTGCATTCGCATGTAATTCTGGTAATACGTTTTCTAATTCAACGGATATGGCAGGAAGGTTTTTGTCAGAAACTTCGGCACCTACTTCCTTCTCTTTGGTTTTGGATTGCCAATACCATACAAATCCGACCACTAAAACCCCCAAGAGTAAGGTCAAATCAACAAGCAATTCTTGATCAACATCAAAAACTCCGAAATTCTTGATCTCAAGTCCTCCGACTCGCTCAGCGCCTTTCAATAGATCCTCAACTTCTATTTGAGTAAAAACACCCAGATTCGGAGCTGAAAGCCAAAAACTATTTTCTCCATCAATCAAAAGACTAAATGGGTGTTGGAATAAATAGACATGAGCCTCCACAAAATATACTTCCAAATTTTCCTTGTCTAGAATATACCATCCTGTCCCTTCGATCGGAAAATTTTCCAAAAAAATCAATCCGTAATCTTTTAGATCAAATGCGAAAAAATGGGGGAACCGACTCAAGCCTATTTTCTTCCAATTATTTTCAAATTGAGTTTCCCATTTCAATGTAATCTGACTCCAACTTTTTGTTTCCCAATCCAAGAAAAAACCGTTGTAGTCCATTTCAGCAAGGTTTAACCTAGGATTGTGACGAAGACCAAACAAGCTTATTATTCCATTTTCAGTTTGAAATGCACCAAGAGCTTGGTAATCTAAAGGTTGATTTTTTTGATAAACCCATTCAAATGGTTCATCCTTTTTGGAGGATTTGATCAGATCAAAATGCCCCTCCCAAAAACCATATTTCCCAAGTAGGAAAAATTCTTTGTCTTTAATAAAAGACATGGAAGTACAAAATCCTCCTTGGTTAGGGGAATAAAACAAAGTTTTCCATTCTCCCTCTTCCCAGATATACCAATTCTGAGTGCATTTAGGTTGTAAGTAAAACTTGCCTTCTTCCTTAAAAATCACCATATAAGTATTGGAGATAAGAAGTGGCTTAGCCGCCTTTACCATATCCTTTTCTTCCAATGAAAAATCTTCAAATCGATCCACATCTCCCTCCACCCACGGGCTATAAATGATCAGCTTAGTCCAATCACCCGCTTCTACTGACACATTAAAAAATAGAAGAAGAAAGCCAGAAAAAATGAAAACTCTTTTCCACATAAAGTTACGCAACAGATTAAGGTAATTATTCAAAATCATATGCTCCATTATAGCTCTATTCCGAAACCTTTGCCTTATTCTTCATCATTTCTTCAATATCCCCTACCTGGTAAATAATCATTCTTCGGTCTTCTTCATTTCGAATTCTGAAAATACAGGGTAATCCAAAAAACCGTTCACATTCTTCATTCAGTTGACGGATGATTCTGGAGCGCTTCACTTTTTTTAGATCCTCATTCTTTATGTTAGAAAATCCCAAAACATCATCCATTTGCTCTTGGGCAAGCATGGACGTTGATATCGGCAACAACTTTTGGATCAAACTGGAAACTTCCGGCGACCATGTTTCTGAGTTATCCGAATTACTGACACTAAGAATCACCTTCTTTCTCTTTCGAACCCGATACCCAATCCATCCAAAATAGGCCAACGCAAGCCCTACAACTAGAAAAATTGCGATCAAAACCCAATTATCGAAAAGCAAAGAAGGGCTCAATTCAAGTCTTCCTATTCGCTTTCCTTCTTTGACCAAAAAATCCGCGTTTAAATTCAATAATCTATCCAATTTGGGATTGTACACCGAAAAATCATTTCCTTCTCCTTTCACCAAAATAAATGGCGGACTAAATAAATACGCCTTAGTTGGCACGAGATAAACATCGAGTGATTTTTTATCCAGAATATACCAATCATAGGTTCCGAAAACTTGACTTTCAGCCTGGATTACGCCATAATCTTGAAGATCAATTGGAGCGAAATTCATAAAGACTCGTGACCCATTTCCTTCCCACTTTTTTTCAAAATTAGAATCCCAATGAATCGCTATTTCCTTCCATTCCTTAGAATCCCAATCAAGAAAATACCCATTTTCATGAAATTCAACTTCGCTTTTCCGGGGATTTCTGTTGAATCCAAAAAGAGTCACAACTCCAGATTCTAATTTGAAAGTACCTATGGTATGGTAGTCCAGAGGTTGGTTTGCCGTCTGAACCCAGCTCATTTTCCGTTCTTTTTTTGAAATGGAGATTAAATCAAAATGACCTTCCCAAAAGCCATATTTTCCCAAGAGATACACATGATCCTCATCTTGGAATGGGAAAGAATGGCAAAATTGCCCATATAAGTCTGATCTGACCATTTTTTCCCAAGTTCCATTTTCCCAAATCCACAAGTTAGGATCACAAGACACATAAAGGAGGTAGTTGCCATCTTTATGAAGGATGGTCATGGATGAACTTTGTTGAAGAAATTGATTGGCCTTTTGAACCAGTTCCTTTTCTTCTTTAGACAAGAATGACATTTGATCCAGACTACCTTCGATCCAAGAGCCATGAAAAGACAGTTCTGTCCATGAAGAATTCGCATTGGACGGATGGGAAAAAAATAATCCCAACAAAAGGATCGCAACAATCCCAGCCTTAAGCAGCATCATTTCCAACAAATCGACCCAAGCTTTCCTCATAAATCAAGTTTTAGCCAAGATTTTTTTGTTTTCTTCTTTATCAATAAAAATTTTGCCAATGCAATACAAGATCATTCGGCGATCCATGGTATGGCGCTCGCGTGTAATCAAAGGATAACCAAATTGAGAAATAAACATCTCGTTGATTTCACGGATTTTTCGGGCACGATGTACTTTTCGAAGATCAAAAGCTAAGCCATGCTCTAGGCCCAACAATTCATCCATTTTCTCTTGTGAAATGATCGTTTCTTGAACATCTAAAAAAGGGAAAATCCGTTCATCCAACGCCATAGAATCCGGCTCCTGAGATAATATTTCATCGGCAAGACCGAGCTTCTTTTTTCTCCAAAACCAAGTCCCCACTATTCCCCCAATCAAAACGCTTAGGACGATAAAGTACATTCCATTTTGGTATGGAAATACCTCATTTTGAATGCTGATCTTTCCAACTAATTTGGCTTCTTGCTTTAATTGAGGTAAGGATAGGCGGATATCCTCCAAAGCTTCGGAGCGCAAAAATACTACTTCTTCATTTTCTCCAATCAGGTATCCAAAAACACCGCCTGCATCAAAAAATGGAATTGAATTTTGAAAAATCTCCATAGTTCTTTTGTCAAAAATCAGAACAGTTAAATTTGAAGGAACACCTTGGTATTCAAAAGCAAAAATTCCAAAATTGGGTGTATCAATAGGTCTTGATCGAGGAAATTCCTTGGAATCAAAAAGTTTTTTGATTTCCCGATCATACCAATTTATCTCAACTTCCTGCCATTTTTTTTCCTCGAGATTTAAGAAAAAATGACCTAAATGTTTGTATTCAAATTCAATACGACGATTAAAAGAGGCTCCAAAAAGACTTAGAATTCCTTCCTCGTAAAAAAACACAACCCCGGAATTAAGATTTAAAGGTTGATTTTGAACAAAAACGAATTCAGGCTTTTTTGTTTTCTGATTTAACAGATAGATATCCGAATTTGATTCCCAAAATCCGTTATTTCCAAAAGTGTAATATTCATCTTTAAATGAGAAAAAATTTAATCCACAATAAGAACCAACTCCTTCAAAATCCAATTGTGGAACCCAGATATTTCCGTTCCATTTCCAATAATTCATCTGGCAATCACGGATTAGGTAATATTCAGATTTTTCTTGAATGATTGAATATTGAAAAACCGAATTTTCAAATTTCTCAGCTTGATCAACCATGGCTTTTTCTTCTTCACTGAGGTGTCGCTTGATCTTGGAAATTCCCCCGTCACCACGATCTTTAATGATCGTAAAACTCCGCCAATTGACTTCAGATTCGATAGCCCATGACTCTATCGAAAAAAAACAACCCCACAAAAGCAACCATAGGAATTTTGAACGCATAAGCTAATATACATTTTCCAAGGAAGTAGTTAAACCAATTTTACACGAGTTGATATACATTTTTATGCAGATGATTTTGGTATTTATTTAATGATTAATCGTCATTGGTTTCTTCTTTATTTAAGCTACAACGGTTTTTTCATCTTTAATCTCCACGAATTCATTGATTTGGTAGAGAATCATTCGTTTGTCTTTTTCATCCCTTGTCCTTGATATCAATGGATGACCAAATTGTCGCTCAAAATCCTGATTGATTTGCTGAATTTTTCTTGAACGGTTGACTTTTCTTAAATCCGGATTTATTACACCTTCCAATCCTAGTAAAATATCCATCCTTTCCTGGGAAAGAACCTGTCCTTGGATCGGAATAAAAACGGCCAACTCAGGATCCATCAAAATTCGATTATTAATCGAGTCTGTAATTTTCCCATTCTTAATTGACTTTATCACTAAGAATCCCAAAATCAAAAGAATTAAGGAAATAGGGAGCGTCATTGAATATGAGAAATATGGGGACAAATTATAACCCATCAGATTTGATTGATCAATTGTAATTGAAGCAACAGGAGTTAAATTCTTAATTATTCCGCCAAATTGAAAAATTATTGGAGTGCGCTGATTAAGAAATTGAACCTCAAGTTTATCCTCAGGATAAATAATTAAAAAAGACGTATTATGATCCCAGATATATATTTGATTGAACTGGTAAATCTGCCTGTCATCCTTATCGAGGATGAACATACCTGATTCATTTTTTTCATCCTTCTCGTAGAAGAGTAATCCGAATCGATTTAAATCAAGTCCGAAATATTTTTTGGGAACCAAGGATTGAAAATCTTCTTTAGCCTTTTTGTCCAGCCAAGTAGTTTGAATACTTTGCCAAGTCAAGGTTTCTAAATCTAAAAATCTTCCCTCACTTCGGATTTTATCTTCGTTTATCCTAGCATTAGCGATTTCTCCCACCCAGCAAAGCATCCCTGAATTCATGTAAAAATTGCCCTGCGCATAGAAATTCTCAGGTTGATTTTTAGTTTGAACAAACTCAAACTTTTTAAAATCTTGGTTTAATCGAATTAAGTCTGATTTATTCTCCCAAAATCCTGTCCCACCCAAATGAAAAATTTCTCCCTTATAGAATTCCCAATTGGTAAGACAATAAGAGCCAACAATTTCTAAATCTCCTAAAGGCTCCCAAAAAGTTCCATTCCATTTCCATAGATTTTGATGGCAATTTTTGTTCAGATAGTAACTATCGTTCTCATGTCGGATTGTAAAGGCATAGAAATCTTCCGTCAATTCATTGGCTTGTTGAAACATTTCTTTCTCTTCATCATTCAAATAAAAAAATATGGTTTCTGGCAGTTTACCTGCATTCGTGTTTTGAATTGTGATTTCCTTCCAGGAAGATTTCGGTGTGAGTCCAAATAATAGAGAAGGCAATAAAAAAAAGACAATAAAAATCAATCCGAATTTACGGTTTTCAGATGAAACGTAAGGTAAACCAAATCTGAATTTCACAAGGGTAATTTGAGTGGTGATTAAATTATTCAGATAAAATGGAATTTAAAGTTTATCTATCCATCAGCTTTCTCATAAGTAATACAGATTCAGCTTGATAAATCAATACTATATCGGAAGTAACGTTTGTCCTGAGGTTGTCTTTCTCGCTCAATCATTGATTTTCCGGTGATTTTCTGAGCACTTTCATTGATACCCTTGATCAATCTTGATCTTTTAACCCGCTTATTTTCTGCGGTATCCTCTGGATCAAATTCAAAAAAGGCATCTAACTCTTCTGTGGTGTAGAATTCTTTCCCTGCGGTGATTAGCTTTTGTCTCCAAATCTCCATTGGGTCAGGAGCTTTTTCTGAAGTAGTTGTAAATTCAAATGGGGCGGAGTTTCCCGAATGTTTTTTAGTAAGTCTTTTCTTAAAAAATGTGTAGGCCAAACCTCCAAACACCACGAAAAATGCAAGGAGAATACCCAAGGTTTGAAGTCTAAGTTTAGGGGCGACTTCCTTAACCTGAGGCACAATTTGAATCGATGCAACTTCCTTAGCTTGAGCTATTAATTCTGAAATCTCCAGAGTGCTCACTGGCTCATTCCCGATTTTCCATTCCAATTGATTATTGGAAATACTGAAGTAATCAGGACTTGATTGAATAGGAAGTGCCGCTTCCTCCAAAAATAGAATCCTTTTCAGCCCTTTATCCAACATAAACCACCCTTCTTGGAGCTTGACAATTGAATAATCTTGTAAATCAAAGAAGATGGAAATCTCTTGCTCAACATTTGGGATGTCTTGATTCTGCTTCCAATTCAATTTCAAACTCATCCACTTATTGGTATTCCAATCCAAGAAATAACCTTGGTTTACAAAATCAAATTGATCGGTTCGCTTACTTGAAAATGTCCCAAACAATAGAAATATCCCTTGATCGGAAATTGATTTCCAAGGTGAAAAATAATTGAGCGGTTGCTGTTCTACTGGAATCAATTCCCATGAACCGAATTGGGAATAGAACTCAATCAGATCGACATGCTGATGAAAAGGACCTTTACCTCCTAATAGATATAACCTTCCTTCCCGGTTTAAAATTGTTCCAGAACAGGTGTATCCAAAGTTATTAAATTGATATTGGTTCTTCCATGCTCCATTGTCCCAAACCAAAAGATCAAACCCACAATCTTGCCAGGCCAACCATTGCCCATCTTGATTAATGACATGGATTCCATAATTTTTTCGCTTAAACAATGAATCCAACTGACCTAGGTAAAGTTGAGCTCCATCCTTTTCACCCAATACCCATTGTTTGCTTGTTTCACGGGCATTTGAGGTGAAATAAAAATGAGTTGTCGACGCCCACCCAGTGCTAGAATGGAACGAAATATTAAAAAGAATGCCTAAAAAAACGACTATTGATCTCAAGGTGATAATTGAATAGTTTGATCAATACGAAGGAAATACTAGAGCTTTAAAAGTAATAACTATTAAAGGTAAATTAGGTAAAATTTTATGTCACATAAATTAAATAATTGAATTTCAAATATTTAACAAAATTCAAAAAGAACTACAATTTTGGATTTTGATACTTAAACATACCTGAAGTAATTTAAAAAAATCAGGCTGGTTGGCCACGTGTTTTAACGCTGGGTTAAATAGGAATTTGATAAGAACTGAGATGAGCTTCATTTCATTTGAAAAGTAAGAGTCAAGCCTAGGGGAATGGAAAAGATTGGTTGATTTTAAACTTTTATTCGGGCTATTCTCAAGATCAACCCGTCAGAGGAACTTCTTTCGTTAATTTCCTTCCCACTTTTGAAGCCAAAAGTTGGCAAAAGCTTGTCTAATAAAAAATGCCCTGCCCTACAGGCTGGCCCAAGTCTAAAAATGCCCACTGAGCATTTTTTTAACGACTTGTCCTCCAAAAACCGCCTGTCTTCTAGGGCCACATCCCACACGAATTAAATCCACTTTCAAATTAAAAAAATGTTCGCTCTTCATTTTTACCCCATCGGGGTCGAATATGGGTAGTCCAGCGTTTTAACGCTGGGTTAAATAGGAAAGAGAAATAATGTGCGCTGGGTTAATTATTCAATCCGGAATGCAAGAGTAAATCCCAGCGCAATGGAATGGAACGTTTGTTCATTTTAAAAAAATGGTTTTCCCGTTATTAACCTGTCAGAGAAACATTTTAGCCTTTTTTCTCTGGTACTTTTTCCCCCGAAAAAATCGGGGCCGGCTTTGATGAAAAAGTACCCAAAAAATCAAGATTCAAAAATGCTCCTACCGCACAAGGCCTGTCGCCGGCCCGCTTTTGAATCTTCCCCACGCGCCCAAATAATTAACGAAGGTGCTCAATTGTATTTAATTCTGAATTTTTAACACCCCTTCCCTACTGCCTGGCCCAAGTCTAAAAACCGTCTGGCTTCTAGGGCCACATCCCACACGAATTAAATCCACTTTCAAATTAAAAAAAATGTTCGCTCTTCATTTTTACCCCATCGGGGTCGGATATGGGTAGCCCAGCGTTTTAACGTTAGGTTAAATGGGAGTGAGAAATTATGCGCGCTGGGTTAATTATTCAATCCTGATTGCAAGAGTAAATCCCAGCGCAATGAAATGGAACGTTTGTTCATTTTAAAAAAATGGTTTTCCCTTTATTAACCTGTCAGAGAAACTTTTTAGCCTTTTTTCTCTGGTACTTTTTCCCCCGAAAAAATCGGGGCCGGCTTTGATGAAAAAGTACCCAAAAAATCAAGATTCAAAAAAGCTCCCACCGCACAAGGCCGGTCGCTGGCCCGCTTTTGAATCTTCCCTACGCGCCTGAAAAATCAACTTTAGAATTCATGTGTGTTCATTTTTGAAGCTAGCCTGAATTTTTAACGCCCCTTCCCTACAGCCTGGCCCAAGTCTAAAAATGTCCACCGGGCCTTTTTTTAACGACTTGTCCTCCAAAAACCGCCTGTCTTCTAGGACCACATCCTTCGCGATCCAAATTACAATTGATTTTCATCTTGATGTTCGATCTCTTTTAACTTAGAATTGTTTCTCCTGATATTCAATTCTAAAAAGACCCTGTAGGGGTCTAACCGTGAATAGCCCAGGGTGAAACCCTGGGTTAATGAGGAAAAAGACGGAAAAGCGCTGTATAAATTATTCAATTAGAAAAGCAAGAGTAAATCCCAGCGAAATGGAATGTAATGACGAATTATCAATTTTAAAATTTAGGGTTCAATCCAAAAGGATTGCAAATCCGGGGATCGTACCTCGAAATTGCAAAAGTCAAGGAGCAAAAAACTAGCACTTTTTAATCAAAATGATCTTCCGAAATCACATTTTCAAATTCCCTTCCCAATCAATTTCAAATTGAAAGAGCGGCAATAGCGCATCAGTAATTACGGCAACGTCCCTGCGATTTAATATCTTGTCTAGGGTTGGTTTTCCCTCTAAACCAAAATTGGCCCAGACTTTCCCAAAGTCTTCTAGTTTGATTGGGGTCTTAGTGATGGAAAGAATTTCAATCATACGACCTATGGTCAAGTTCGCTCCAGATGCTCCCCAATACTCCCGAAGCTCTGGGTAATAAGTCCTAATCCCGGAAACCCATTCAAATTCGCTCACCAACCGATCGGGATGAAACCAAGTTTGATTTGCCCATAGATAAGGAACTCCCTCCCCTTTCAAAATTCCCAACGCACCTGCTTTTTGAATCACTTGAAAATGAGGATCGGACGGAGAAACATCCAAAAACGGCATTAAAAAGGCTTTTTGATCGAGAAGTTCTTGCTGAACCTGACGGATAGACACATTTTGAAGCGAACTTCCTTGATTAATAGCTACTGAAGCTAAAACACCTGAAGCTTGCCCAATCCCCAATACCACAGGTTGAAGTCTAGTGGCTCCATTGACAATGTTGGAAACTGAAATACTTTTTTCGGCAAGAATAAGGGCGGGATGATTCTTGGGAACTAAAGCCCCGAGCGGAATCGTATAAGAAGGCACTCGGATTTTTATAAAATCGATCGCCGGAGCATTTGGATTTTTCTTGTGGTGGTGATCAATCGTGTAATCCCCTACAGCTACTCCTGTTTTAAAATAGGGATTCTCTGTTTGATAAGGAGATCGAACATGTGGAAGCGTAAAGGTGACATTCCCCTCAAATCTTCTAGATTCTCGATGGTACGGAATTAAAGGGAGTTGGTCTTGGCTTGGATATTCATTTTCTACCAAACCAAGGTGCTTATATCCAAGTTCGTGCTGAATGTAATACACAAATCTGAGCGTAGTCT
Above is a window of Algoriphagus sanaruensis DNA encoding:
- a CDS encoding FAD-dependent oxidoreductase is translated as MKKNLSLSFLLTFWSIIATAQQQFDLIIIGGGASGTSAGIAAGRMGTNTLILESSSWVGGMLTSAGVSAIDGNHRLLSGIWGEFRDSLIARYGSQQALATGWVSNTLFEPKVGQEILKNMLLSTPNLELSLESEWKSAFYNNGQWTVTYRRGNKDWIVISKILIDATELGDVAASIGLPYRLGMDARSEIGEEFAPEKSNSIIQDLTFVATLQDFGKGNDRTIPKPEGYDPSEFACACAHADPITDQAPTLDCDKMLAYGKLPNGKYMINWPNCGNDHYVNLVELSPEDRLLEIEKAKQTTLRFVYYIQHELGYKHLGLVENEYPSQDQLPLIPYHRESRRFEGNVTFTLPHVRSPYQTENPYFKTGVAVGDYTIDHHHKKNPNAPAIDFIKIRVPSYTIPLGALVPKNHPALILAEKSISVSNIVNGATRLQPVVLGIGQASGVLASVAINQGSSLQNVSIRQVQQELLDQKAFLMPFLDVSPSDPHFQVIQKAGALGILKGEGVPYLWANQTWFHPDRLVSEFEWVSGIRTYYPELREYWGASGANLTIGRMIEILSITKTPIKLEDFGKVWANFGLEGKPTLDKILNRRDVAVITDALLPLFQFEIDWEGNLKM